In a genomic window of Shouchella clausii:
- a CDS encoding PucR family transcriptional regulator codes for MNISQLLTLPAFSGARLVAGKAGAERSIEHVNMMDAPDIAGYLKGNDLLVTTAYHFKDDASQLVELIETMAEKRCAGLGIKAKRFLGKIPEEAVAIANAHGLPVIELSEEIGLGTIVNQTLSAILDLRTNELKAAIEAHQTFSDHIVSGKGVGELLENVAKIVGCSIMLLDERCQLVGTTHASRTIVSGLQYLNRMGYQLFLPQTAYTHLSMISEKGQVEVLTVFPVRTNRPKQAMLVMFGHIPALENGHLLTIEQAANVVAFELMKNNALQQYTRRAKNDFFLNFIKKAYSSKKETLNRALEFDLHNDQKYKCIAGRLDTEEKQLGFKQRQIEIEKVFDFIEEELTIFPFVSHLFIMNDICLILVEGESEELASEEYSPTLIALEIIQERVAAHFDRTISFGVSNVCHEFWDVIEAHGEAINALNSGHLSGNKQFVQTYQAKDISKLLRMIPNEDLAEFCAYMLQKLSDAQVNDLSLLQTLAVYLETHCQISETAKRLYVHRNTIIYRLEKIEELLGKDIKDPETTLHLRLALRIQQMLSEQSDLLEQPSVDR; via the coding sequence TTGAACATTTCCCAATTATTAACGCTGCCTGCCTTTTCTGGCGCGCGGCTCGTGGCAGGAAAAGCGGGGGCAGAGCGCAGTATTGAACATGTCAATATGATGGATGCCCCTGATATAGCTGGCTATTTAAAGGGCAACGATTTGCTTGTAACGACGGCTTACCATTTTAAAGATGACGCAAGCCAATTAGTTGAACTAATTGAAACGATGGCCGAAAAACGTTGCGCCGGTTTGGGGATTAAAGCGAAGCGCTTTCTCGGAAAAATACCTGAAGAAGCGGTGGCCATTGCCAATGCCCATGGGTTGCCTGTTATTGAACTGTCGGAAGAAATAGGGCTAGGGACAATTGTGAATCAAACGTTAAGCGCGATTCTTGATTTGCGCACCAATGAACTAAAAGCGGCAATTGAAGCCCATCAAACGTTCTCTGACCATATCGTTAGTGGAAAAGGGGTCGGTGAACTGTTAGAAAATGTAGCAAAAATCGTTGGCTGCTCTATCATGCTTCTTGATGAACGTTGCCAACTTGTCGGTACGACGCACGCATCGAGGACAATTGTATCGGGCCTCCAATATTTAAACCGGATGGGGTATCAGTTGTTTTTACCACAAACCGCCTATACACACCTTTCTATGATATCGGAAAAAGGACAAGTGGAAGTGTTGACAGTGTTTCCTGTAAGAACGAATAGACCAAAGCAGGCGATGCTCGTTATGTTTGGCCATATACCAGCACTCGAAAACGGTCATCTGTTAACAATTGAACAAGCGGCCAATGTCGTAGCTTTTGAGTTAATGAAAAACAACGCATTGCAACAATATACAAGAAGGGCGAAAAATGACTTCTTTTTGAACTTCATAAAGAAAGCGTATTCGTCTAAAAAGGAGACGCTAAATCGAGCACTGGAATTCGACTTGCACAATGACCAAAAATACAAATGTATTGCCGGACGACTCGATACGGAAGAAAAACAACTTGGCTTTAAACAAAGGCAAATTGAAATCGAAAAAGTGTTTGATTTTATTGAAGAAGAGTTGACTATTTTTCCGTTTGTATCTCATTTGTTTATCATGAATGACATCTGCCTCATTTTAGTGGAAGGGGAATCGGAAGAACTGGCAAGCGAAGAATACTCGCCGACATTGATCGCCTTGGAAATTATCCAAGAACGGGTAGCGGCCCATTTTGACCGGACGATTTCGTTTGGCGTCAGCAATGTATGCCATGAATTTTGGGATGTGATCGAAGCTCACGGTGAAGCCATTAATGCATTAAACTCCGGCCACCTGTCAGGAAACAAACAATTTGTGCAAACATACCAAGCAAAAGACATTTCAAAGCTGTTGCGGATGATTCCAAATGAAGACCTTGCTGAGTTTTGCGCTTATATGTTGCAAAAGCTATCAGATGCGCAAGTAAACGATTTAAGTTTACTACAGACGCTCGCTGTTTATTTGGAAACGCATTGTCAGATTTCTGAAACAGCGAAGCGTCTTTATGTCCATCGCAATACGATCATTTACCGTCTTGAAAAAATTGAAGAATTGCTCGGAAAAGACATCAAAGATCCAGAAACGACGTTGCATTTACGCTTAGCCCTTCGCATCCAGCAAATGCTTTCCGAACAAAGCGACTTGTTAGAACAGCCAAGCGTTGATCGATGA
- the uraH gene encoding hydroxyisourate hydrolase, whose product MSGVTTHVLDIGHGVPARGVTVALYRLQKGEWKAIATAATNADGRIDSPFLTVEPPPGEYQLVFHIGEYYAKQEVKTFLSTVPVRFVLSSSQEHYHVPLLVSPWGYQTYRGS is encoded by the coding sequence ATGAGCGGCGTAACCACTCATGTTTTAGACATTGGCCACGGCGTTCCTGCCCGAGGAGTGACTGTCGCCCTTTATCGTCTCCAGAAAGGGGAGTGGAAGGCAATAGCAACAGCAGCGACCAATGCTGATGGACGAATCGATTCTCCATTTCTCACCGTCGAGCCGCCTCCTGGTGAGTATCAACTCGTATTTCATATCGGAGAATATTATGCCAAACAAGAAGTAAAGACGTTTTTAAGCACCGTGCCTGTAAGGTTTGTCCTTTCATCATCCCAGGAACATTACCATGTACCGCTTCTTGTGTCACCTTGGGGCTATCAAACATACCGGGGTAGTTAA
- a CDS encoding YfcC family protein, whose translation MEKHIPQSVTPEPMPQPEPQKSRGRMPHIYVLLFLISGMSALLTYVIPAGSFERIPGPNGRETIDPDSFTQIDGSPLSFMDFMLAIPRGMSDASEIIFFTFIIGGMFMVLRRTEIIEIGVDRLARKFKHNSVLMVPVLLTLFAAVATTIGTPELSLVYIPVLIPLFISLGYDSMTATAIALVSTALGFTAGIMNPGTVGISQQIAGLDTYSGFGLRLLVFVVIVAIGSLYIMRYAAKVKARPKESLTYTEDKPKRLIYKDALNQPMKPIHRQQMAAIATLPVFFAILIYGVTQLGWFMLEMSGLFIFMGIVVGLIAGLSLTKICEAFTEGFREVLMGAIIIGIARSVAIVLEDGQIMDSIVYGLGIAVGQLPSTLSAIGMMVVQLVINFFIPSGSGQALVTMPIMAPLSDLLGVTRQTAILAFQFGDGFAHVLFPTSGYFMAALVVAGVSWNKWVRFFLPLFLIYMAVGMAFLIYAQAVGWTG comes from the coding sequence ATGGAAAAGCATATCCCACAGTCAGTTACGCCGGAACCGATGCCACAGCCAGAACCGCAGAAATCGAGGGGACGAATGCCCCATATTTATGTGTTGTTGTTTTTGATTAGCGGCATGTCCGCGCTTCTAACGTATGTCATTCCGGCCGGTTCATTTGAGCGGATACCTGGCCCAAATGGGCGGGAGACGATTGATCCTGACAGCTTTACGCAAATAGACGGGTCGCCTTTATCCTTTATGGACTTTATGCTTGCTATTCCTAGAGGGATGTCTGATGCAAGCGAGATTATCTTTTTTACCTTTATCATCGGCGGTATGTTTATGGTGCTGCGCCGGACAGAAATCATTGAGATTGGCGTCGACAGGCTTGCCCGCAAATTTAAACATAATAGTGTGTTGATGGTGCCTGTGCTGCTCACTTTGTTTGCGGCAGTGGCGACGACGATTGGCACGCCAGAACTATCGCTTGTTTACATTCCTGTATTGATTCCGCTCTTTATTTCGCTTGGTTATGATTCGATGACCGCGACGGCGATTGCCCTTGTTTCTACAGCTCTTGGGTTTACGGCTGGAATCATGAATCCTGGGACAGTAGGAATTTCTCAACAAATTGCCGGCCTTGATACGTATTCAGGCTTTGGTTTACGCTTGCTTGTATTTGTGGTCATTGTCGCCATCGGCAGTTTGTATATTATGCGGTATGCAGCCAAAGTAAAGGCTCGTCCCAAAGAGAGCTTGACTTACACAGAAGACAAACCGAAACGGCTCATATACAAAGATGCGCTCAATCAGCCAATGAAGCCGATTCACCGTCAGCAAATGGCGGCGATTGCGACGTTGCCAGTTTTCTTTGCGATCCTTATTTACGGGGTGACACAGCTTGGTTGGTTTATGCTTGAAATGTCTGGGTTGTTTATTTTCATGGGCATTGTTGTAGGGCTGATTGCCGGGCTTTCGCTCACAAAGATTTGCGAGGCTTTTACAGAAGGGTTTCGCGAAGTGTTGATGGGGGCGATCATTATTGGCATTGCCCGGTCCGTTGCGATCGTTTTAGAAGACGGGCAAATTATGGACTCAATTGTTTATGGGCTCGGCATCGCCGTTGGCCAGCTTCCAAGCACACTAAGTGCCATTGGCATGATGGTTGTTCAACTGGTGATCAATTTCTTTATTCCTTCAGGGAGCGGGCAGGCGTTAGTAACGATGCCAATCATGGCGCCTTTGTCCGATCTCTTAGGGGTTACACGGCAAACGGCGATTCTTGCTTTCCAATTTGGCGATGGCTTTGCCCATGTGCTGTTTCCGACTTCCGGTTACTTTATGGCAGCGCTCGTTGTAGCGGGTGTCAGCTGGAATAAATGGGTCCGTTTCTTTTTGCCGCTATTTTTGATTTACATGGCCGTCGGCATGGCATTTTTAATTTATGCACAGGCGGTTGGCTGGACTGGCTAA